From Trichomycterus rosablanca isolate fTriRos1 chromosome 27, fTriRos1.hap1, whole genome shotgun sequence, a single genomic window includes:
- the tpcn3 gene encoding two pore segment channel 3 → MLEEKMAEHKNTEKPKDNGVVEGTQPDRNNPVTMEHRLNLAAVYVSDAQHNRNIIFDTTPQAVRLYQLYNHWLLRVGVYVFIMVYLALALFEDPALIPLPLWATSVIELLCLTVFTVRIVHFAKIIPQRVFIRDPKNIFIIVIIMLCTVDLGVYGILKLCGVSGVRWSRVLRPLLLINITEGRQLRRAFRSIRNALPQILVVFCLFMFSVLMFSLMALKLLGKRNLKTIDGAPYFSDYLEIVFELYVLVTTANSPDVMMPAYNYSSFFAIFFILYIVINTYTFMSVFLAVVYNNYKKYLKEEVRQLVRAKRQKMGRAFSLLQEVTRAEEEPTVTQTCWNQLVCLVQPDISNAHRELLWSVSDPESEGRVGKVTFVQLADLLNIQVITLKSHPHPLQNWIPSLYVSSASKCICRMVRHRAFVYVYDVIILINAVFIGLDEENPAVSTAEWVFLTLYILEILLKLYTFEPRAFFAKHEFWNWFDTIIVVSALLATIINAALKSSGGYTSRQILDIVFILRVLRLIRVVDTIQRFRAIINTLIKIGAPILTFGQLILVVYYIFAMVGMELFKGKVQFFGADSTDPAREYCGNLRLNGSAFARNNYCKNNFNDVVSSFILLLELTVVNQWHVLTGGFTAVTHGSARIFFILFHIVVVIIIINIFVAFILEAFFVEYILEKSELQTSLEKKIEELNLCVEQNIVDGNLVDAMETQDNEIGPSEGVKAKPTIMFKISSTRYRTMDGLLQRMFETEMDLSADDLEAEEKENENFSNPSFSS, encoded by the exons actgtACCAGTTGTATAATCACTGGCTGCTGCGTGTGGGCGTCTACGTCTTCATCATGGTGTATTTGGCACTTGCGCTGTTTGAGGATCCTGCTCTCATCCCACTGCCCCTGTGG GCAACTTCGGTGATTGAGCTGCTCTGTCTCACAGTGTTTACGGTGCGGATTGTACATTTTGCTAAAATAATTCCTCAACGTGTTTTCATCAGAGATCCCAAAAACATTTTCATCATTGTTATCATCATG CTGTGTACGGTGGACCTGGGTGTGTATGGGATCCTGAAACTGTGTGGTGTCTCTGGTGTGAGATGGTCCAGAGTGCTAAGGCCACTTTTGCTGATCAACATCACAGAGGGACGACAG CTCCGCAGAGCGTTCAGGAGTATCCGTAATGCGCTGCCTCAGATCCTGGTGGTGTTTTGTCTCTTCATGTTTAGTGTGTTGATGTTTTCCCTCATGGCTCTAAAACTGCTGGGCaaacg GAACCTTAAAACCATAGATGGAGCTCCGTATTTTTCTGATTATCTAGAGATTGTTTTTGAACTGTATGTTTTAGTCACCACAGCCAACAGCCCTGATGTCAT GATGCCTGCGTACAACTACAGTTCGTTCTTTGCGATTTTCTTCATTCTGTACATCGTCATAAACACCTACACGTTTATGTCTGTGTTTTTGGCTGTCGTCTACAACAACTACAAAAAGTACCTCAAG GAGGAGGTACGGCAGCTAGTGAGGGCCAAAAGGCAGAAGATGGGTCGTGCCTTTTCTCTGTTACAGGAAGTGACCAGGGCAGAAGAGGAGCCAACTGTTACTcaaacatgctggaaccagtTAGTGTGTCTCGTTCAGCCTGACATCAGTAACGCTCACCGCGAGCTTCTCTGGAGCGTTTCGGATCCTGAAAGCGAAGGACGCGTTG ggaaGGTGACATTTGTGCAGTTGGCTGATTTGCTGAATATACAGGTGATCACGCTGAAATCACACCCACACCCATTGCAGAACTGGATACCCTCTCTCTACGTATCTTCTGCCAGCAAATGCATCTGCAGAATGGTCCgccacag GgcgtttgtgtatgtgtacgaTGTTATAATCCTGATTAATGCTGTATTTATCGGTCTGGATGAAGAAAACCCTGCTGTGTCCACTGCTGAGTGGGTCTTCCTTACGTTATACATTCTGGAGATTCTTCTCAAGCTCTATACCTTTGAACCACGTGCCTTCTTTGCCAAACATGAGTTCTGGAACTG GTTTGATACAATCATCGTCGTCTCTGCTTTGCTGGCGACTATCATCAATGCAGCTTTAAAATCCT CTGGAGGATACACCAGTCGTCAGATCCTGGATATTGTCTTCATCCTGAGAGTGCTGAGACTCATCCGAGTGGTGGATACTATTCAgag GTTCCGTGCAATTATTAACACTCTGATAAAGATCGGCGCACCGATCCTGACCTTTGGTCAGCTCATTCTG GTGGTGTATTATATATTTGCCATGGTTGGAATGGAGCTGTTTAAAGGAAAGGTGCAGTTTTTCGGAGCTGACTCGACCGACCCTGCGCGAGAGTACTGCGGAAACTTGCGGCTTAACGGTTCGGCCTTCGCCAGAAACAATTACTGCAAAAACAACTTTAACGATGTGGTGTCCTCCTTTATCCTGCTGCTGGAGCTCACTGTTGTCAACCAGTGGCATG TCCTGACTGGTGGCTTTACTGCCGTCACTCATGGCTCAGCTAGAATATTCTTCATCCTATTTCACATTGTGgtcgtcatcatcatcatcaa TATTTTCGTGGCTTTTATCCTGGAGGCGTTTTTTGTGGAGTACATCCTGGAGAAGAGTGAACTGCAGACGTCGCTGGAGAAGAAAATCGAGGAGCTTAACCTGTGTGTGGAGCA GAATATCGTTGATGGTAATCTAGTGGATGCGATGGAAACCCAAGACAATGAGATTGGTCCCAGTGAAGGAGTCAAAGCCAAGCCTACGATAATGttcaaaatcagctccacaa GATACAGGACCATGGACGGCCTGTTACAGCGAATGTTTGAAACCGAGATGGACCTCAGCGCTGATGACCTCGAggcagaagaaaaagaaaatgagaACTTTTCCAATCCGTCTTTCAGCTCCTAA